The Polymorphobacter megasporae genomic sequence ATGGGGCTGTAGCGCAGCGTGTCGGGCATACCGCGCCGATCAGCACCGGTGTTGGTGAAGCTATGGACCGTGCGACCGTAGACCTCGATCTGCCAGTCGGCTTCGGCGAGGCGCATTTCGGCCTCGAAGGCAACGCGATCAGCCACCGGAATATATGGGTCGTCGCCGCCGATGCAGACTAGGATCGACGACTTGATGACGTCGGCCGACGTCAATGGTTGCGTCGATTGCAGACCGGTGTGGAAGCCGACGACCGTCCTGATATCGGCCCCCGACCTTGCAAGTTCGAGCGGCATCGGAAAACAAAATCCGATCGCCGCTATCCTTGCCGGGTCGACCTCGGGCCTCGCCGTCAGGGCGTTGAGCGCCGCCGCTGCCCGCGCGCGAGTCTTACCCGGATCGGCAAACAGCGGCTCGAGCTCCTTCATCGCCGCGGTGAGGTCGTCGATGTAGCGGCCGTTGCCGTGCAGGTCGCAAGCCAAGGCGACATAGCCAAGTTCTGCCAATCGCTCCGCGCGGTTGATAACGTGATCGCCGATGCCGAACGCCTCCGGGAATACCAGGACGCCGGCGCGCCGTCCTTCCCCAGAGGGGATGAACAGTTCCCCCCGCATTGCGACGCCATCACCATTGTAGTCGATCGTTTCGCGCTGCATGTCGTCCTCCTGATTCAGTTCTGCTGGATTTGAACCGGTATCCCGCGTCCGCCGGGGGCTCCCGCGACGATCACCAGGTAGCGACGCGACGACGCCGTATCGGGTCGAACCAGAGTTCTTATTGGTCCGGTCGCATTGACGATTGCGGCCCCCGCGGGATTGGTCACAAAGCTCGCCAGCGGCTCGACCTTGCCGCTGCCGTCGGCATTCGCTGCAAGCCCGAGGATATACGGCATGCGCGGAGATAGTCCGGTCACGGCGGCTTCGAGAATTTGGACGAGGCCCTGGTCGAACAGGCTTACGCTGGTCGGCTCGGACCCGCCGCGGCCGGGACGTCCGAGTGTGAGATGCGTCGCCCCGCCGGCGACCCCGAGCGGCTCGAGCCCAGTAATGCCGTCGCCGCTGGGAACGGCGTTGGGGACATAGTTCACAGCCTGAGCCGCCTGGCCGATCGGGATCGTCGCGACGACCGTATTGCTGGCAGTGTCGATCGCGACCAGCCGGTCGTCGTTCTCGAGCCCGACATAGACGCGGGTGCCGTCACCGGATGGCCAGATGCCGTGGGGCAGCTTGCCGACCGCGACCGTCGCGACCCTGGCAAAGGTGTCGCGCCGGAACACCTGGACCTCGTTCCGACCGCCGACCGTGACGTAGGCGAAGTGTCCATGTGCCGTGTCGACGAAATTGACGTGGTTGGTGATGGGGCCGGTGTCGATCACCTTGAGAGTCGCGAACGGCGGTTTGGCATCGATCACCACCGTCTTGCCGATATCTTTGAGCGTGTACCAGACCTGCCTGCCATCGGGAGTCGCGGCGAGGTTGGGGCAAAACGGACTGGGCTGCGCGACCCGCCCGACCTCGGCTCGAGTCCGAACGTCGAAGACGACGAGCTCTGGATTGAACGACGAACAGACGTAGGCGTATTGGCCGTCGGGCGAGAAGATCGTCATCCCCGGGCCCCCCGGCGTCTTGACCCGGGCGATCTCCGCATAGGACTCAGCGTCGAGCACCGAGACATAGTCCTCGCCGCGCACGGTAACCCAGACCTCGCGCCCGTCGGGTGTAAAGAACGCCTCGTGGGGCGAGCGGCCGATGTAGGTGGTATGCTTCACCGCATTGGTCGCGGTGTCGATGAAGGTCACCGAGTTCGAGCCGATCGACACTACCGCGATGGTGCGGCGATCGGGCGAGAAGCCCATGCCGTGAACGAGGACCTGGCCGCGGTAGAGCGGGCTGAAGTTCGCCGGCTGCGGCTCGCCCAAGCGGATCACCCCGAGCAGGCGGTTAGTCGACGGATCGACGACCGACACGGTGTTCGAGAACTGTTCCGCCGCATAGACGCGGTCATGCCCGCTGATCGGGACGTCAGCCGCGGTCGCGGCAAACGGGGCCTGACCGGCGACGGCTGCGGATGCGGTGGACAGCAGCGCGGCGAGCGCAAGGTAGCTGTGCCCGGTCATGGCGCTTTGCTCGCCGCCGATGTGGCCGTGGTCAGCGGACGGCCGAGGGCCAGCCGCATCGCGTCGATCTCGGGGCGCTGCTCTGCGACTATGCCTTGGGCGATCCGCCGCAGTTGCTGGTTCTTGCCGTAGCGGAGTTCGAGCATCGCCATGTCGATCGCGCCTTGGTGGTGAGGCTCCATCATGTTGACAAAATCGGCGTCGACGTCGCCGGCAGGCTTCGCGCTCATCCCCGCCATCATCCGGCTCATGGCGACGCGGTTCGCCGCGAGAAAGTCTTGCTCGGCGGTCGGAGCGGCCGCCGCGCTGGAGGCGAGCGCGGCGAGGATGGCCGCAAGTGCGCGCTTGTTCATGGATTGTGTCCTTTCTGACGGTGACGGTGGCCGGCTCACTGCACCGGGATGACGAACTCGACCGTCTGGCCGGTGAACGGCACGTGGTTGGCGTTGACCAACTCGATCAGCACCTTGTGCCGGCCCGGCGGGAGCCCGTTCATGATCAGCGGCTCGCCGCTGGCGTCGGCCCAGTGCCACGGCAGGTCGTCAACAGTGACGTGAATGTGGCCGATGCGCGGCGAGACTTCGAGCGCCTTGGGTCCGAACACCGGCACGATGCGCAGGTTTTCGGCGCGGTACTCGATGACCACGCGCCCGAACGACAGCGGCCCCGGCACCAGCGGATCGACGATCAGCTTCGGTTCCGGCTGAGCCGTCGTCAGCGGGACGACGCCGGGTGCGCCGAGGATGTCATGGGCAGTTTTTGCGTCGAGCGAGGCTGGCATCAAGAGGACCCCGAACAGGATGAGGGTACGGGCGGCGCTCACTTCGCCACCTTGCGGTCGAGGAAGTCGTGGATCATTGGGGCCATCACCTGCAGCTGGTCCTCGAGCGCGAAGTGGCCCGTATCAAGCAGGTGATATTCGGCGTTGGGCAGGTCGCGGCGATAGGGTTCGGCACCGGCCGCCGGGAAGATCTTGTCGTTCTTCCCCCAGACGATCAGCGTCGGCGGCTGATACTGGCGGAAGAATGCCTGAAACCGCGGATACAGCGCGACGTTGCTGCCATAGTCGTGGAACAGATCGAGCTGGATATCCTTGTTGCCAGGCCGGTCGAGTAGCGGCTGGTCGTGACGCCAGTTCGCGGGATCGATCCGCGACTCATCCTCCATTCCGTCCTGATATTGGAACTTGGTCGTCTCGGGCGTCACGAGGAATGCCAGCTTTTCGCGGGTCGCCGGCGTTGGGTGCGCCCAGTCCACCTTCATCGGATCCCAAAAAGCACCGAGGCCTTCGACATAGGCGTTGCCGTTCTGGA encodes the following:
- a CDS encoding alpha/beta fold hydrolase, whose product is MLTDALRASLAATALLLASAAAAAPRIPVTAQRPVPAIHYQSAVIDGVKIAYVEAGPANGPVVLLLQGFPTSSHQFRNLIPYLADRYHVIAPDYPGFGESDAPAHDKFEYSFGHYATLVDGLVSQIGAKRYAIYLFDYGAPVGFRLALKHPERVSAMIVQNGNAYVEGLGAFWDPMKVDWAHPTPATREKLAFLVTPETTKFQYQDGMEDESRIDPANWRHDQPLLDRPGNKDIQLDLFHDYGSNVALYPRFQAFFRQYQPPTLIVWGKNDKIFPAAGAEPYRRDLPNAEYHLLDTGHFALEDQLQVMAPMIHDFLDRKVAK
- a CDS encoding dienelactone hydrolase family protein; the encoded protein is MQRETIDYNGDGVAMRGELFIPSGEGRRAGVLVFPEAFGIGDHVINRAERLAELGYVALACDLHGNGRYIDDLTAAMKELEPLFADPGKTRARAAAALNALTARPEVDPARIAAIGFCFPMPLELARSGADIRTVVGFHTGLQSTQPLTSADVIKSSILVCIGGDDPYIPVADRVAFEAEMRLAEADWQIEVYGRTVHSFTNTGADRRGMPDTLRYSPMSDRRSWAAMLARFDEVLSPRGGRDDPGGRMSTYPTG
- a CDS encoding DUF6130 family protein, whose translation is MPASLDAKTAHDILGAPGVVPLTTAQPEPKLIVDPLVPGPLSFGRVVIEYRAENLRIVPVFGPKALEVSPRIGHIHVTVDDLPWHWADASGEPLIMNGLPPGRHKVLIELVNANHVPFTGQTVEFVIPVQ
- a CDS encoding DUF305 domain-containing protein; amino-acid sequence: MNKRALAAILAALASSAAAAPTAEQDFLAANRVAMSRMMAGMSAKPAGDVDADFVNMMEPHHQGAIDMAMLELRYGKNQQLRRIAQGIVAEQRPEIDAMRLALGRPLTTATSAASKAP
- a CDS encoding YncE family protein; amino-acid sequence: MTGHSYLALAALLSTASAAVAGQAPFAATAADVPISGHDRVYAAEQFSNTVSVVDPSTNRLLGVIRLGEPQPANFSPLYRGQVLVHGMGFSPDRRTIAVVSIGSNSVTFIDTATNAVKHTTYIGRSPHEAFFTPDGREVWVTVRGEDYVSVLDAESYAEIARVKTPGGPGMTIFSPDGQYAYVCSSFNPELVVFDVRTRAEVGRVAQPSPFCPNLAATPDGRQVWYTLKDIGKTVVIDAKPPFATLKVIDTGPITNHVNFVDTAHGHFAYVTVGGRNEVQVFRRDTFARVATVAVGKLPHGIWPSGDGTRVYVGLENDDRLVAIDTASNTVVATIPIGQAAQAVNYVPNAVPSGDGITGLEPLGVAGGATHLTLGRPGRGGSEPTSVSLFDQGLVQILEAAVTGLSPRMPYILGLAANADGSGKVEPLASFVTNPAGAAIVNATGPIRTLVRPDTASSRRYLVIVAGAPGGRGIPVQIQQN